TGATTCCTGATGCTACCACTAAATGATCGTATATTTAGATATCATTTTTTGTTAGTCATTTGTTTTATAAAAAAGGGTTTTTCTTCCTTTAAATTTTGCAACAATTATGATCCATCATAGTGATGGTCGTGTAAATATATATTGATAAAAATGAGAAACTATGGTAAATTTATATAGATATACCGTGAATGGATTTTTGTATAAATTATTCCCTATTTTAATTATACATCATAAAATCCTTTTCAGTCAACCCCTATTTTTATTTTTTTAAAGGAGTGTTTGATATGAGCATGGAACTTCGCCAGGAGCAAGAACGAGTAAACAGCGTAATGGAGACAATTACAGAGCAAATCAATAGATTGGAGGGCGAAACTTCCAGGCGTCGGATGGAAGTTGTGAATATCCGCAAACACTTTTGGGATGAAGTAAAGGTTAATATTGATACCTTCGACGATTATCTTGAGACGATCATCGGCTTGAGACAAGAGGCTCAAGCTCTGTCCGTAAGCCAAAGCACCCATAGACATGCATCTAAGAGATTATCTGCGCTGCGGCGTATGCAAGAGGTGCCTTATTTTGGCCGAATCGATTTCATTGAAGAAGGAACTTCAACTGCGGAACGAATCTATATCGGCATCTCTACGCTCACGGATACAAGCGGAGAAAATTTCCTTATTTACGACTGGAGGGCTCCGGTCTCGAGTGTCTACTACGACTACCAGCCTGGTCCCGCCAAGTATGCTACACCTGGAGGTGCCATCCATGGCATACTGAAGAAAAAGTGGCAATATCTCATCCGCGGCGGCATTATCCAATCTATGTTCGATACCAGTCTCACTATTGGTGACGAGATTTTACAGCAGGTGCTTGGTAAAGGTACTGACAAACATATGCACAATATAGTAGCCACCATTCAACAGGAGCAAAACCGGATCATCCGGCACGATCGCGGGCGGATGCTCATTGTACACGGCGCTGCCGGCAGCGGTAAGACATCGGCTGCCCTGCAGCGGATTGCTTATTTACTCTATAAATATCGAGATATGCTGAATGCCGATCAAATCATTCTTTTTTCGCCTAATTCGATGTTTAATAGTTACGTTTCCAATGTGTTGCCAGAACTCGGCGAAGAGAATATGCAGCAGGTCACATTCCAGGAATACTTGCATCATAGGCTGAAAAGTGAGTTTCAAGTTGAGAAGCCTTACGATCAATTGGAATATGTTTTGACTGCAGTGGATAATCCATTATACGGAACAAGGATTGCGAGCATCCGATTCAAGGCTGCCACCCGTTTTTTTGAGGCGATCAAATCATACAGAGAGTCACTGGAATTATCCGGAATGGTATTCAAAGGGATTATCTTCAGAGGAAAGACAATTGTTACTGCTAAACAAATCGCGGAAAAGTTTTATAGCAGCGGCACCTCGCTTCGCTTTCATAGCAGGCTTGAAAAATTGAAGGATTGGCTAATTAAGCAAATAGATGAAGCCGAGAAGCTTGAACGGACTAAGCCATGGGTACAGGAGGAAGTCGAACTGCTTAGCAATGAGGATTATCATAAGGCATATACCTACTTAGCTGAAAAACGCGGCTTTAAAGGAGAGTCAATTCATGATTATGAAATCGAGCCTGAAGCGTTAGCCCGCTTGATAGTTCGCCAGAAGTTAAAGCCGTTGCGAAAACGGATCAAGGCATTTCGTTTCGTCAACATTAAGGAAATATACAAGCAGTTTTTTACCGATCCCATCCAGATCAAACAGTGGATGGACCGGGAAGCACCCGAGGAGTGGCCGGATATTTGCCTATCGACTGTGAAAATGCTGGACGAAGGTAAACTATTTTACGAAGATGCTACTCCGTTTTTACTAATGAAAGAGCTGATTCAAGGCTTTCAGACGAACAGCTCAATCAAACATATAATTGTAGACGAGGCGCAAGATTATTCTCCGTTTCAATTCGAGTTTTTGAAACGTTTGTTTCCTTCGGCAAGAATGACCGTGCTCGGTGACTTTAACCAAGCAATATTCGCCCATGCCAGCGAAATGGTCGATTTCCACACGCTTACTGGCTTATACGGTCCGGATGAAACAGCTGCGATCAACTTGACCCGCAGCTACAGATCCACAAGACCGATCGTCGAATTTACACGCGGACTCGTACCAGACGGCGAACGGATTACCGCTTTTGAACGCGATGGCGAGCGGCCTATATTGACGCAACTGTCCAATCGTGCTGAATTGCATCGCTCCATAGCTTCCAAAGTTGCAGACTTACGGAAACGGCAGTATAGCACAATAGCGGTTATATGCAAATCTGCAGTGGAAAGCACCACTGCATACGATTCCTTGAGAGGCATCGAAGAAATTAAGCTCGTGAAGAGTGGATCGATTGAATACGAGCAAGGCGTTGTCGTCATACCGGCGTATTTGGCCAAAGGTATTGAATTCGACGCGGTTATTATTTACGACGCATCAGCGGAAATATACGGAGATGAGAGCCTGCGTAGATTGTTTTATACTGCCTGCACACGGGCTATGCATCACTTGCAACTATACAGTGTAGGCGAACCGAGCCCCTTTTTGCGCGAGGTTGCGCCGGAAATGTGGTTTTGTCATTAATAAAATTGAAAAATCCAAATGATAAGCAGAATTTCGTCTCCTGTCATAATGATTTGAAACCAGAAAATATTCTTTTTGAATCCTTTCATTAACATAACCTGAAGACTGAAATTTTAGAAAAGGAGATGAATTCCGTATGTCAGCAAAAACAGAAAATAACAATGAGGCATTTTCCATTAAAACCATCATAGGACCACTACTAGCTGTCATTGTTGGTATGATAATGGTAATTCTTGATAGTACGGCGATGAATGTTGCGCTTCCTGGAATAGTGGAAGATTTTAAATCTGATGTTTCGACCATGCAATGGTCCATTACAGGTTATACGCTTGCATTAGCAGCTGTCATTCCTTTAGCTGGTTGGATGACGGACCGATTTGGGGCAAAAAAGATATTTTTAATTACGATCGCCTTGTTTACGCTTGGTTCTGTTCTATGTTCTGTTGCACAAAACCCTGAACAGCTAATCATCTATCGGGTTATTCAAGGGCTGGGCGGAGGAATGGTTGCTCCAATAGGAATGGCCATGGTTTTTCGACTTGCTCCTCCGGATAAAATGGGGGCCGTAATGGGAACACTTGGGGTTCCAATGCTATTGGCACCTGCACTAGGGCCTGTTTTAGCAGGATATCTTGTAGAATACGTTACTTGGCACTGGATTTTCCTTATTAATTTGCCAATCGGTATAATTGCACTATTGGTTGGAATGAAATTTTTGCCGAAAGTTGAACGTAAGACCGTTCCATCGCTTGATTTTTTAGGAATCATATTAGCACCTATCGCATTCGCGATGCTAGCCTATGGAGTGAGTGGAGGGGGTAAAAGCTGGTCTTCAACAGAAACTCTTACCGGATTAATTGTAGGTGGAGTTGCTCTCATTATTTTCATTTTCGTTGAACTTCGTCAAAAGCAGCCTTTATTGGAGCTGAGAGTTTTTGGATCATCTGACTTTAGAAAAGGGATTGTGATTGCATGGTTGTCTCAAATCGCTTTATTTGGGGTTATGATTATTGTCCCGTTATTTTTACAAACAGTTAGAGGTTACGGTGCTTTAGATACTGGTTTAATTCTACTTCCACAAGCTCTAGCGTCAGGTGTTATAATGCCGATCGGCGGGCGTTTATATGATAAAATAGGCGCTCGTCCTTTAGCCATAACAGGCTTGTCTATTATTACTGGAGCTCTATTTATGCTTTCACGAATTTCTATGGATACTACTACTGGATTTATCATTACATGTTTAGTGATGATGGGAGCAGGAATGGGTCTATCCATGATGGCGATTAATACACATGTTCTTCAATCTGCTCCAAGGCATCTTGTTAGTCGTGTCACACCATTAACAACAGCAGCTCAACAAGTAATGGTTTCATTTGCGGTAGCAGGTATGACTGGGTTCCTAACGTCAAGAATCACTGATCATATGACAGAAACAGCTAATCCAATTGAAGCAGCCGTTGCTGCCTATGGTGACACATTCCTTCTAGCTGCAGGGATTGTATTAGCTGGGGCACTTCTAGGAACAATCCTTCGTAGACCAAAACAACAGCCGGCACATGCACCAGATGATGAAACAAAAGACGCGAATGCTGCAATGATGGCAGGACATTAAAAAAGAAAACGGATGATCTTTTCTATATAATAAGTTGATCTTCAACAATCGGGCGCTTTTAAGGAATAAAGATTAGCGCTCATTTTCTTTTAAGGGCCAGATTGTTGATGATATGTTAATAAATTCGAAGTTTATCAGAGGGTGCTTTTTTTTCATTATTCAAAAAAGTAATTGTCAGGGAAGTAGTGCTGCCTTGGAACAGTAGGGGAAATTCACATATATTTTTGATTCACGATGATAGGGGGAATATACCTATGAAAAAGCGAGCAATTGGTCATAACGTTCCACTGGTTTCAGAGATTGGTCTCGGTTGTATGGGGATGTCATGGCTATATGGTAATGCTGACCGAAGGGAAAGCATTGCAACAATTCACGCGGCACTTGAGGAAGGCATTACACTCTTTGATACAGGTGATTTCTATGGCGATGGACACAATGAATTACTTCTACGTGAAGCCTTCCAAGGAATTCAACGAGAAAGAGCGTTCATTTCAGTAAAATTCGATGGTAAGCTACACTCACAAGGCAAGAGCCATCGGGAGGGTGATAACCACCCTCATACAATAAAGAATTTCCTTGAGGATACCCTAATGCGCCTAGGTGTTGAATACATTGATCTTTATCAACCAGGGACAGCCTGCCTCGATCCAAACGTACCAATTGAAGAAACGGTTGGTGCAATTGCAGATATGGTAAAGGAGGGATATGTGCGTTGCATTGGTCTTTCAGAAGTAGGAGTGGAAACAATTCGCCGTGCACACGCTGTATATCCAATTAGTTGGCTACAAATGGAATACTCACTATTTAATCGGAGTGTTGAATCAAATATTTTGCCGACTCTAAGGGAATTAGGTATTTCTCTTTCGGCTTATGGTGTTCTCTCAAGAGGTTTGTTGAGTGGTACATGGTCAAAAGACCGGATGTTAGATTTGGATGATAAACGGAATAATGGTCCTCGGTTTGCCAACGAAAATATTGAAAAGAATTTAGCCCTTGTAGAAGCATTGCGTGAAATAGCTGAAGAAAAGCAAGTAACCGCTGCGCAGCTTGCTATCGCATGGGTTCTATCTCGGGGTGAAGATGTTATCCCATTGATTGGGGCGAGAAAGCGATCACAACTTCAGGATTCACTGGGTGCTGTTGACCTGAACTTAAGTTCAAACGATCTTTTACGAATTGAAGGAGCAGTACCTCCAGAGCTTGTCGCCGGCGAATACTACCCTGTACCACGGAAAAAATGGTTCTTTTAACAAATATTTATTGAAAATAATCTTGCATTATAAGGTAAGTGTCTTTTTTTGAAAATTAAATGTGTTAATCACAATGATTTGAAATAATTGGTATTAACCAAATGGGTAGGATTGTGGAGGGATGTTGGGGAGTTTTTTGAAAAAAAGTTTCCACAGTCGGGTCATATTGAGACAGTGGTTTTACTGACAGATGTAAATTGTTATAAGCTAATAGGGATGGATTAGATGGGCTAAAATTCTAAGGGAGAAAAACCTTCCAAAAAGAAGGAAGTGTTAAACGATGGATGTACAAATGGTTATGCAGGAGCTTGAATCTCTCGGCAAAGAACGAACCAAGAAAATTTACGAATCCAATGGTGCTCGCGAGCCGCTTTTTGGTGTGGCTACAGGAGCTATGAAGCCAATGGCCAAGATAATAAAAAAAAATCAATCTTTGGCTGAGCAGCTTTACGTGACAGGGAACTACGACGCAATGTACTTTGCAGGCATAATTGCAGACCCAAAAGCAATGGCTGAGGCGGATTTTGAGCGTTGGATGGATGCGGCATATTTCTATATGCTGTCCGATTATGTGGTTGCAGTAACTTTAGCTGAAACAGATATTGCACAAGACGTTGCTGATAAATGGATTGCAAGCGGTGAAGAACTGAGAATGTCAGCTGGCTGGAGTTGCTACTGCTGGCTTTTGGGTAATCGACCGGACGAAGAATTTTCCGAAAATAAGATTGCCAATATGCTTGAAATTATCGAAAATACGATTCACCACTCTCCAGAACGAACTAAATACGCAATGAATAATTTTATATACACAGTGGGGACTTCATATCTGCCGCTCCATGATAAGGCGGTCGAGACCGCAAAGGCAGTGGGCCCAGTAGAAGTCAAAAAGGACAAGAAGAAAAGCAGTTTCCTACTCGCTTCCGAAAGGATTCAAAAGCAAGCAGATAAAGGGCAACTTGGGTTCAAACGCAAATATGTAAGATGTTAAACAATAGCCTCGCATCGCGAACGATTTTCCATTATCGGACGTATTGATGGAGAAACGAAAAAAAAGCACAATTTTCTCTATTTTAATATAGAGGAATTGGGCTTTTTAATTTTGGGATTTCCTTAATGTTGTCAAAAGTAGCTTAAAGCAAAAGGAATTAAGCTACTGTTTGAAGCAGATGAAACAAGTGGTAATACCATTCTTATAGATCAACACAGATGAAGTAGAGAATGGAATAGTAAGCAAGATTCGGGCGCCAATCTTTATTTAGCTAATACTCTTTCAGTCAATTTGTAGCATTTATTCTATTTAAACAGTAAGCCTAACTGATCTTTGAATGATTTGGTGTACCAGAATAGGGCGCTTATCTAGAATTGGATAGCGCCTTTCTTAATGTAAAGGGACATTTTGTAAAATAAAAGAAGGGTTTTTGACCAATCGAGAGGAAACTGTTCGTGGGTAGCCTCTGGCATGAAGGACTACATAAAGGGATTATCGATAACATTAAACGATCTTTAAAATAGGATTATTCAATTAAAGGGCGTATTTCTTCAAGAAGGAGAAAAATTATAAATTGAATTCTTATTTTACAGGAGGCTCAGACACAATGAACTTTATAATTTGCGAAACGTGTGGGGTTCAATACCAAGAAACAATTATTCCTTCACAATGTATCGTTTGTTCAGAAGAAAGACAATACGTTAATCCAAACGGTCAGACGTGGACAACATTAGAGGAGATGAAGAAACCTAACAACTATCAAAACGATATAATTAATGAAGAGCCAGGATTGCATAGTATCACCACTATTCCTGAGTTTGGAATTGGACAGACAGCTTATTTAATCCAGGAAAGTGGATTTAACGTTTTATGGGATTGTATTACGTACATAGATGAAAAAACAATTAAACAGATAAACAAACTTGGGGGTATCCAAGTGATAGCTCTCTCTCACCCTCATTTTTATTCTACTCAAGTTGAGTGGGCTGAAGCTTTTGATGCTCCAATCTATATTCATGAAGATGATAAAGAATGGATAACAAGAAAAAGTGATCAAATTAAATTTTGGTCTGGAGAGTCACTAAATTTACAGGATGGCTTGACAATCCATAGATTAGGTGGACACTTTAAAGGTGGTTCCGTCTTAGAATGGAGAAAGGGCAATAACCAAAAGGGTATTCTATTAACAGGAGACGTTATTACAGTGGTTGCTGACCGAAAATGGGTAAGCTTTATGTATAGTTATCCTAATTTGATTCCGTTACCTGCTTTTACAGTTAATGACATTGCCCAGAAAGTAAAACCTCTTCAATTTGATAAACTTTATAATGCCTTTCATCGGGTCGTTAAGCAGAATGCAAATCAATCAGTACAAAAGTCTGCTGAGAGATACATTAAAGCTTTAGAAGGAACTTTATTTAATACATAAATGACCACTAGAGTTTAGGCAAGGCTGACAATCTATAAAATGTCTTAATTTTGACCATAATCTATTGAACTAAATTACTTAAAGATCCACCTGCCATTTCAGGCGGCTTTTTTTATTGAGCTAACGGGCAGTTTAATTGAGTAAGTATTTTTACAGAAACTAATATTGTAAAGAGGTTAGAGAAAATGAAAAAAACAGCAGTGTTACTATATCCTCAATTTAGTGAATATGAACTCAGTGTTGCATTATCAATTCTCATGCAAGGAGAGAAACCTGTAATTACTGTCGGAATAAATAACCAACCGATTATAGGGGAATCTGGATTAACTTGTTTGCCCGATACGACTATTGATGATGTTAATTACGATGAAATAGATAGTCTCTTATTAACAGGATGTATGGATATATTCTCTTTAGAGGGTGAAAGAAAGTTAATTGAGTTTATAAAACAAATAGGAAGTAAAGTATCTGTAATTGCGAGTATTTCTAGTTCCCCTTATCTTTTAGCAAAAGCAGGGATACTAAAAGGAAAAAAATATACTATTGGAATGACAGAGGAGAATCGGGAGACCTCGGGCGTTTTTGAAAAAGAAAATTATTGTGAAGAACTTGTAGTTCAAGATGGAAATCTAATTACTGCAAGAGGAAGAGGGTTCATTCGATTTGGAACTTTATTTGGAAAGGCACTAAATCTCACATTTGATGATAATTGGTACAAAGAATGATTTTTCAACACGAAGTTAAACGAATCTGATACAGGTTTAATAGAGAAGAATATCAAAATAAATTATTGGAAAAGGTTTAATAAAGTTAAATTTGCAGAATGAAAAAGTGCATTAATCCAGGATCGGATTAATGCACTTTTTTATACATATGTCGCCTTCAGGCGGTTTATATCTTCTTTTGGTGGTAAACCAACCATGCGGGAATATTCACGGCTGAATTGGGAGGGGCTTTCGTAGCCTACCCTGAAGGCTGCTTCAGTGGCATCTGTAGGGTTGAAGGCTCACTCAAACGCCTTAAAGTTGATACGATTGACCTTTACTATCAACATCGGATTGATCCAAATGTGCCAATTGAGGAAGTTGCCGGAGTTGTACAAGACCTAATCAAAGAAGGTAAAATTAAATATTGGGGACTTTCTGAAGCAGGGGGGAAAACCATTCGTCGTGCACACGCGGTTCATCCACTCACTGCCATTCAAAGTGAATACTCAATGATGTGGAGAAGTCCTGAAGAAGAACTTTTGCCTGCACTTGAAGAGCTGGGAATTGGCTTTGTTCCGTTCAGCCCATTGGGCAAGGGCTTCCTTACCGGAAAAATTAATAAGGATGCAACATTCGTTAGCTCCGATTTCCGCAGCATTGTTCCTCGGTTCAAACCTGAGAATATCGAAGCAAATCAGGTTTTGGTCGAACTGATAAAGAAGATTGCTGTAGGGAAAGAAGCAACGCCGGCTCAAATTGCTCTAGCATGGGTACTTGCCCAGAAGCCATGGATTGTTCCAATTCCTGGTACACGCAAATTGGAGCGCCTCGAAGAAAATCTTGGCGCAGCTGAGGTTGAACTGACCTCTGAGGAATTGAATGATTTGAACGATGCGCTCACTAAGATCGAGATTTCGGGAGATCGCTATCCGGCA
This genomic stretch from Fictibacillus marinisediminis harbors:
- a CDS encoding MDR family MFS transporter; translation: MSAKTENNNEAFSIKTIIGPLLAVIVGMIMVILDSTAMNVALPGIVEDFKSDVSTMQWSITGYTLALAAVIPLAGWMTDRFGAKKIFLITIALFTLGSVLCSVAQNPEQLIIYRVIQGLGGGMVAPIGMAMVFRLAPPDKMGAVMGTLGVPMLLAPALGPVLAGYLVEYVTWHWIFLINLPIGIIALLVGMKFLPKVERKTVPSLDFLGIILAPIAFAMLAYGVSGGGKSWSSTETLTGLIVGGVALIIFIFVELRQKQPLLELRVFGSSDFRKGIVIAWLSQIALFGVMIIVPLFLQTVRGYGALDTGLILLPQALASGVIMPIGGRLYDKIGARPLAITGLSIITGALFMLSRISMDTTTGFIITCLVMMGAGMGLSMMAINTHVLQSAPRHLVSRVTPLTTAAQQVMVSFAVAGMTGFLTSRITDHMTETANPIEAAVAAYGDTFLLAAGIVLAGALLGTILRRPKQQPAHAPDDETKDANAAMMAGH
- a CDS encoding aldo/keto reductase — translated: MGGAFVAYPEGCFSGICRVEGSLKRLKVDTIDLYYQHRIDPNVPIEEVAGVVQDLIKEGKIKYWGLSEAGGKTIRRAHAVHPLTAIQSEYSMMWRSPEEELLPALEELGIGFVPFSPLGKGFLTGKINKDATFVSSDFRSIVPRFKPENIEANQVLVELIKKIAVGKEATPAQIALAWVLAQKPWIVPIPGTRKLERLEENLGAAEVELTSEELNDLNDALTKIEISGDRYPAEYANRVGK
- a CDS encoding DJ-1/PfpI family protein, with the translated sequence MKKTAVLLYPQFSEYELSVALSILMQGEKPVITVGINNQPIIGESGLTCLPDTTIDDVNYDEIDSLLLTGCMDIFSLEGERKLIEFIKQIGSKVSVIASISSSPYLLAKAGILKGKKYTIGMTEENRETSGVFEKENYCEELVVQDGNLITARGRGFIRFGTLFGKALNLTFDDNWYKE
- the helD gene encoding RNA polymerase recycling motor HelD translates to MSMELRQEQERVNSVMETITEQINRLEGETSRRRMEVVNIRKHFWDEVKVNIDTFDDYLETIIGLRQEAQALSVSQSTHRHASKRLSALRRMQEVPYFGRIDFIEEGTSTAERIYIGISTLTDTSGENFLIYDWRAPVSSVYYDYQPGPAKYATPGGAIHGILKKKWQYLIRGGIIQSMFDTSLTIGDEILQQVLGKGTDKHMHNIVATIQQEQNRIIRHDRGRMLIVHGAAGSGKTSAALQRIAYLLYKYRDMLNADQIILFSPNSMFNSYVSNVLPELGEENMQQVTFQEYLHHRLKSEFQVEKPYDQLEYVLTAVDNPLYGTRIASIRFKAATRFFEAIKSYRESLELSGMVFKGIIFRGKTIVTAKQIAEKFYSSGTSLRFHSRLEKLKDWLIKQIDEAEKLERTKPWVQEEVELLSNEDYHKAYTYLAEKRGFKGESIHDYEIEPEALARLIVRQKLKPLRKRIKAFRFVNIKEIYKQFFTDPIQIKQWMDREAPEEWPDICLSTVKMLDEGKLFYEDATPFLLMKELIQGFQTNSSIKHIIVDEAQDYSPFQFEFLKRLFPSARMTVLGDFNQAIFAHASEMVDFHTLTGLYGPDETAAINLTRSYRSTRPIVEFTRGLVPDGERITAFERDGERPILTQLSNRAELHRSIASKVADLRKRQYSTIAVICKSAVESTTAYDSLRGIEEIKLVKSGSIEYEQGVVVIPAYLAKGIEFDAVIIYDASAEIYGDESLRRLFYTACTRAMHHLQLYSVGEPSPFLREVAPEMWFCH
- a CDS encoding DNA alkylation repair protein; the encoded protein is MDVQMVMQELESLGKERTKKIYESNGAREPLFGVATGAMKPMAKIIKKNQSLAEQLYVTGNYDAMYFAGIIADPKAMAEADFERWMDAAYFYMLSDYVVAVTLAETDIAQDVADKWIASGEELRMSAGWSCYCWLLGNRPDEEFSENKIANMLEIIENTIHHSPERTKYAMNNFIYTVGTSYLPLHDKAVETAKAVGPVEVKKDKKKSSFLLASERIQKQADKGQLGFKRKYVRC
- a CDS encoding aldo/keto reductase, coding for MKKRAIGHNVPLVSEIGLGCMGMSWLYGNADRRESIATIHAALEEGITLFDTGDFYGDGHNELLLREAFQGIQRERAFISVKFDGKLHSQGKSHREGDNHPHTIKNFLEDTLMRLGVEYIDLYQPGTACLDPNVPIEETVGAIADMVKEGYVRCIGLSEVGVETIRRAHAVYPISWLQMEYSLFNRSVESNILPTLRELGISLSAYGVLSRGLLSGTWSKDRMLDLDDKRNNGPRFANENIEKNLALVEALREIAEEKQVTAAQLAIAWVLSRGEDVIPLIGARKRSQLQDSLGAVDLNLSSNDLLRIEGAVPPELVAGEYYPVPRKKWFF